In the genome of Pagrus major chromosome 17, Pma_NU_1.0, the window ATTTACATATGTGACGTTCCCTCATTATTCAGATTTTCTGATACAGCTCAAAACTCAGTCGTGACTTGAGACATGCCTgagctgtatttgtgtttagAGCCTCCTGTTTGGACTTGACTGGCACTTGACATCAGAAGTCCATTAATCATGTGAAACACACAttctccccctttctctcaCTGAACCTTTTATTGCGGAGGAATTAGATACAGAAAGCAGAAGCTCTACAGCTGATGAGTGATGATTTAAAGTTTTATACATTGACTTATTCGtacttattttaaaaattgaATTTTCCTGTGCATAAAGAATTGGGACAATTAAAAGGCAGAATCTTTTTTTGCATTGAGTTAAAAGGAGTTGTTTCAAAGCGTCATAACTCCCTCCAGCAGTTTTAGTCCAgtacaacaaacacaaccaagGTTAAAAACACACGTATAGTACGTTCTGATTGGAGAGAAACAGCTCGTACAAACAGGAGTAGCTATCCAAACACGCTGCCAATGACACCAACATTTAGAGAAAATAATTCAGCCCTGTGTCCAGGCTGAACTTCATGACAGAAGCAAGAGAATGACCAACTTTAAGACAAACttaaaaattgtaaatatacagtttatagCTTGGGGACAGGATGAAAAATATATCCACAAAATTTTACAAAACAGCTGTTTCAAAGTGACACAAAATGAcaagacaaatcatttaaatcagtgttttgtgtttaataAGAAAATCATACAGAAGTtttttggttagggttagtatcCTGTGGTGggatgtaactaaatacatttactcaagtactgtactttagtacaAATTGAAGGTACttgagtgttttcttttaatgctaTTTTCCTACTTTACCACATTTAAGGACGGAAACATTATATCTAATAATTTTTTACTGCACcacactttatttttaatagttttgtactattggttggacaaaacaagcagtgtgaagataagataagataagataagataagatgtaccTTTATGGTCCCCCGTAGTTGaaattctatttatttatttatttatttattatggaCTACTTATTATGTACAAATTTTTTATAGGTTATCTTTATATGTGTAaacaaaagttttgtttgtatttaatatgcaatgacaataaattatctatctatctgacaCAGCAGAACAGGGGAAAAAGTAGCAGTGCAAAAGTAGACATgtactaaaaaaacaaataaaataaaaatagactcaaaatgaattatataaaatagaataaaattgCTATACACATTAGATGGATCTGTGAAGATCTGGAGGGTGCCCCATACAAATAACTAAAAGTTAGTTTCACCTCAACTAACGGTGAAatcctgcttttgttttgatgcttaagtaataataataatatcaataattagTTTAACAGGCACAGGGAGGGACCATGTGTCTGCATTGAGTACTTTCACTTTTCCTGATTATACTTCACTGATTTTActgaacattttcaatgcagaaCTTTCACttttgtaacagagtatttttacagtgcaaAGTGAATGTAAGTAAAACATCTGAACACAGTGCTCAAACTGCAAACACGTCAGTCACTGTCACAGTTTCATCAGTTGCTGTGATTCATCTTcaatcagaaaaatgagaaCATCTGAGTCACTCCTGTGGGTGACAGAAAGCGAAGAAAAACACCTCCAACTTGCTTTTAAACTTGTTTAAGCGTGTTTTGACCTCTCCTCAGCTGTCAGTAACTGAGCAGACTGGCTCACATGACTggacaaattaaatgtattttgggATCTTACCTTTTCTGAGGCAGGTCCCGTCGAAAATGCTGCCGACCGCTGAGGCGCACAGAGCacacagcagagggagaaaaatcCGCATTTTTGCGCATGAATCTCCCTTTACCGAGTCCTCCGACACGCATGGGCGTCAGGTGGAGGTTGTTGTGAGTCCCATCAAAGTTTTCACACGGACAAGTAGTCCTCCTCCACACAGATACCGGCTTCCTCTGGTTGCGGCAGACTGTTGTACGTATGACCCGTTATTGTGAAATCCCAGCTCTCTTCCCCTTGTTCAGCCCGTTACACAGAGGAAATCCTCCTCAGCGTCAAAACAAAACCCCCATGGAGATGAATATAGAAGTGCTAATTTCATATTCATCTCTCAAACATCACACTCGGTGCACAGTATGGTCTAATTCCAAgggtggaatgtaactaattacatttactcaagtcctgtacttgagtacaattttgaggtacatgtactttatttgagtatcTCCATTTTCTGCGTCCgctccaccacattttggagataaatattctacatttttactccattacatgtctttaataactttagttactagttactttgcagattacaagctgcatcagagccaaagtagcacatgtTCAAAACTAAAGTGGCATTCAGTAGAGCACGTCCCCACGCCAAGGCCCTgtagtcccctttaattcaatcaagacTAATTCAAtataacataaaacatttaaatccgCTACATCTGGATTTTTTATTTGGACTCGCATCAAATTgatactattttatttttttcatcgaGATCCATATTCCTAAGAAATTAGTGAAAATGTAGAGAATCACCCGTTTGAAGAATGTCGAAGAACATGAGAAAAAGTTTCCTGGATTCGTCCCTTtagacaaaatgaataaatgaataggCCAATGGGTTCCAGATTGCCAAACATCCCACGTTTGAAGAAATGCAGAGAAAGTGCCCTTTTGATGCCCCTATGGGAGACATGATAAAGTCACACTTCCAGTGCCCTTTGtgtgctggtgccctttttattttttccgcCACTGgacctcaaacatcctgagtccgcctCTGCTCAAGGACTATTTATATCGGTGACATTATCTACCCATCTACCCATATGTAAGTGTGGGGATGTAGCCTGTAAGggttgcatttttatttttttgatctGGACACAGATCTAATTTCTCTCTAATTTCTGTTCATATTTTGATCTCTGTCAACAGAAACTGATAGTGCACCATGATAAACTAGACTTAAGGGTATTTTTGTCACAAAAAGTACCACAAAAGTGTTTTGTGCGGTTAATTTAGTCGCCTAAAAAATGTGTCGGTTATTTTTCACACTACCTCATTTCTCACCCCACCACAGTTAAGTCATTTCCACCTTAGACTGTGGTTGGTGTTTCAACTGACATTTGCATGAacacagtatgtttttttttttatgtgaaagagAGATGACATGTTTATTGACCCTCATTCAACAGCTCCATGTTCAAGAGTTGACCCATGCTTAAACAATTCATGGAGCCAATCACTGCACAGTACATTCATTTACAGCCTTGTTTTTGCAGATCATGTaacattatgttgtgttttcattcttaGATTgctttgtttcagactgttttacaAGCACAGATACAAAAACAGGTTCATATCTTTCCTCTGATCACCCTGTACTTAATTATTATCTCACCCCAATCTGGGTCAGGGGTCAGTATTTGATAGGAGCAtttactgtaaaacacagatGGGATGTTGAACTCGATCAATATATCAGGAGCCAGAAAGGACCATAATGTCGTCATTGTTAAGGCATGATTATCCCCAAACACCTTCCCTTTATTCaggacaaataaaaatgtaaagcaCTTTACTGAAGTGTACAGTATGCAAACAGTACCAAACTGTTCACACAGAATGACGACATGTACGATTGAGGATTTGACAAACCGCCTTTAAATGTCCATTGCTGCCTCGAGTTTCTTTGCTCTTTGCCCagatttaaagaaaagtaaGCCAGCGGCAGTTTCTTTCTTACTGTGGTGGTAGgagacatcacatcagaggtACATTAACATGATCTGAACatgaaaagaggagaaaaagcaCTGAGAGCTTGCTTTAAGGTGCAACTCAACTAGGCCAttataaaacacatcaatatgatgcaaagaaagaaaggaaaacaagtAAAGTCCAACGAGTAAGAAAACGGATCAATGAGACAAAAGGGACACAGCTTTTGCAACAGTCTTGCAGCGCTCTGTAACTTAAAGGGCCGTTCTCACTGAGAACTATAGTGAACACAGAGGCTTGAGGATATTTTTTGAGGCTAAACTTTCTGAAGTCAAAACAAACTTTTAGATCATTAATATTAAGTTATCTTGACATCTGtttctgctcctgctgctttCCTTCAGTTATATAGCGTAACTCTCAAGATGCTCTATCAGTCATGAACACAGTTATCATTCAGCCGTGGGAACACACGCCCGTGTCATCAGGACGTGCGTCTTCTTTCCTGCGATTTggattcatttgttttcagttgggaagcagagagaagagggttttttgtctgtgtgctcCCAGTATCTCCTCACTGAAGCACACAACACCTCCTGCATGAGTGTGCAAACATGTGATGGACAGTAGTGAACAAGTAATTCCTCCgtttttttctgaatgtttcaCACAATCTGGCTGGTTTCCTTGGCAACAGATGGTAGGCCTGGGCTGTTGGATGCAGCGGCACGACTTTTCCGTCCAAACAGAGCTTCCTGTTGGAGAAGAAGAGTTAAAGGAATATAGTTTATGCAGATAGAGCAGACgagtgtcagtcagtgtgtgtgtgatttaagaTGTGTTGCAACAGCAGCTCACCTGCACAGTCCCCAGAGTGATCGCCCAGCCTCCAGGCGAGTCTCCCCCATGATTCCTCACTGCTGTGAGGGTGAGAGCGCCAGCAGCGAGTGCCTGGGCTGAAGCCTGGGGTGCAGCGGCTTCTGAAGCTGgtggtgtttgtgtggatgAGGCAAGATCAGTCTGTGTATTCTGGGCTGGTGGCGTGCCCGTTTCCTCCTCGATGGGCGTATCCTGTGAGCCGCCCAGAACAGAAGACGAGTTGGAGAGCGGTGGAACTGACCCAGATATACAGCTGGGCGCTGGGCTGCACTCCCCGGAGGCGCTGGAGGGAGTGTGAGTATGAGTATGTTTCTTCCTGCGGAGCGTGTCGATCCAGCTGGAGCTGTGTCTGGATGCAAAGGTGGCCAGGGCCAGAGACGAGAGCCTCATGTTCTTCCCTGAGGTGATCAGCTCTCCAAACCCTTCCTGGTGGGCGAAGGCGTAGCCAGACCTCCGAGAACCGCCGCGAGCGCCCAGACGGCCCTCTGACACACTGCCCGCCCCACGCCAGGCGCTGCCCACGCTACGGCCTATCGGCTTTCGCTTCTTCTGCCGCACCAGCTGAGTGTAGCGTACCTGGAGAAGGAAcggaggaaagaaaaggggaCATCATAAGTACATGTTCTGTTTGAGAGCTTCACGCTGAACTAAACAGATTGTTATATTTCGCTGTCCTCTCTGACAGCAAATTGACACATGCACCGCTGTCATGCCCACACagccccacctcctccagaagtaCATTAACTTAGATGCTGTTTTGCCTATACTATGTATTACTTACATAACTTAGCACTTTTCCTTCTGATCCTCAATCTCATCAAACTCAGAACTTCATTAtgcaacttttattttttatttaatggtttaattttcagttgtagttgtctccttttttctttttcttttcttttactgtatattttgatAAGTTGTTCTTAGATATGTTTCTTGTTCCCCACAGCTATCTTACCCTGTCTTTAACCTACATATGTGATGAATGTATGTGGAATGTTGAATTAATCTTATCCCCACAGTAATTTTACCTGTCGAGAAACCCCGGACGctacaaacaaatcaaaaaaggaaCTTCTTCACACCACTCTGACAGCGGCTTCGGTTGGACGCCCAACTAACTAGAAAAGCACTGACTGACAAGGACACCTGCTGAGCTCATGCACTAAAACTGACTTGTGTCATTAGGGCACTGATAATGTCAATATTTGCAGTGCATGTGGCCAGTGACGGTAAGCCTGaacacatcatcacacacaaacactcagatGAGCAGTTAATCATTGGCTGGGACCATTTTCGGATGGACCTTCTGGGAAGACGTGACATTGACACATGTTGCAAAGAAGAAGATGGGCACATCAATGTTTTCTCACCGTGTCTGAGAGCTGAGGTTTGAGGTCCACCTTGAGGAAGCGAAATGCCAAAACTGGAACTATGCATATTGCTGTTGCCAGTGCAATAGTTAACCACACGACTGGTTGCAGTAATGTGCTCTGGGCGCTGCCTgtactcacaaacacacattacacaagTTTATAGCATTTCacaaacactgtaaacacacagatatTAGAAATCTTTACACAATGATCTCACTGCTGGTGTGAAATGACTTTAGCAGGTGACTACAGTTAACATGGTTCAGATATTGCTGGATCAACCAATTCCTcacttgagtgtgtgtgtgcaggctatTACAATACTATGTATTTACAATTGTGTCTAAGCGTGAGTGGGGAGATCATGAAGACCAACCATAATACCGGTGAGCTCATGTTACTGTCAGATTTGGGCTTATCACATACATAATATCAGGTAGCAGTGCATTAATGTGTTATTGGAAgatttttatgtgtatttgattgcatttttctgattaaatctTAGAGTGccgcaggaatgagtcctaaaactcAGAAATACGTTAGCATTGTTACACTTAATGGTTCCCTAGTCTggaagtcaatgggttttttgaacaggttagatgcctgaaataaggtctgatGTTAACAaaagcttaaaggtgcaatatgtaagaattttagttagaaacaaaacaaaaaaactaaaattttcaacagaatgtgacGAGACAACAGTTATGACGTTGTGTCGTCTGTGTAtggtgttgcagagatatccactgaagttagcatgctaaccggctagccCCGGCCTgccctggtccaaagctcctgtgatagtggtgtaaacaccgaCACTAACTGggctcccagtctggaccactggCTGCATTGCTTACTGAACTAACTGCAGCAGCTAACTAGTTACTCTATTGTTATGCTGCACTAGCATAACACTGAAGatttatcttgctgaacaaaatgtgcaagtatcataaacttgccgcagataatccaaaatccaattaaaaatagctttttgtggagggaaccagggtgatgctaacttccaggttagcctacaaagcTACATCATCCCTGCTGCACTCTAAATTGTTTAGTTATGTTTGCTTATGTACTTTTATCCTTCATTGACATTTCTGAAATATCTCTCATTACCTGAGGCATactgaaattaataaaatgttgtcttattagatttgttttttcactctgAAATACCTGCTACAAAAGTTCAGTCAGcctctagtgtgtgtgtgtgtgtgtgtgtgtgtgtgtgtgtgtgtgtgtgtgtgtatttgtgtatgacAGACAAATAAAGAGAACAGGGGACCGACCTACAAAGTGGAACTGATTGGGAAAGATCCTGAAGAGGGTCTGACTGTGCAGAGCGAACATGATGGTGAAGTAGGAGCCCAGAGAgccccacacaaacacatggttGATAACTGTCCAGAAGCCTGTGTCAAGAGCGATCTACATAatcatgcacaaacacacatgcaaaacacaccAGGGGTGCACAGTTAATACACAATGATGGGACAGACAGTAGTTTAATACAGAGATCGTGAGCTGTGAGGAAAGATAACAGCACTCTGGTTTCACTCACCTGAACGCTGACCACAATGACCAGAGCTGTGGCCGTGGTGACCGCGAAGGTCTGGTAGTCAGCGAGGGGCACTCCGGTGCTCTGAGTGGCGTCGGACAGGACGGCGAAGGGGACAAAGAACAGCACGACTGATGTGTAGATACCCTGGGCGATGCAGATGAAGAACTCTCTCTTGTTGAAAAGGAGGTTTAGCTGTCCAGGCTCATACAGTTTAGGATACTCCAAACTCCTCTTGTCAGGTACATCCTACAATCAGAGAGCAAGTGAGAAGATGCATTAAATATGGATATtctgcagtagttgttgagatatttttagTCTGGTCCAAACTCGCTAGTGTAGCAAAAatctggctctgtgtgtgtttataatttGAACAGACCTGGTCAAATATCCCCATGGCCAGCACAGGGAGGGACGTGTAGACAATGTTGTAGAGAGTGATGAAGTACTGATCGTACACCGTCtacaagaaagacaaacacaggcAAAGTGAACATCATGATTACAATTCACCAACCTCACATAACTGTAAAGATGTCCTTGAGGACCTATACCTGTGCAGAGAAGCCACAGAAGAATCCGAACCAGAAGTGCACCATGGTGAAGGCAAAGTTCTTGTAGAAGAAGTAGCAGAGGAAGCGACACATGCGCAGGTAGGACCAGCGGCCATGCACCAGCAGGAGGCGCTGCAGGAAGCGGAACTGGGCGAAGGAGTAGTCACTGGCCAGCACAGCCTGTATCCCCTCCTGACCTGAGATACCAACTCCGATATGAGCACCTGAGGGAttggagagaaggagaaagaaaagtaaatgaGATGAAGCTGGCTTTAGTCAAATAAACTACAGTTTCATTTTTGGCTTTCTTGTAGGATATGACCAGGATATGGAAAAGTCCCTGAAGGCCTACTGTGGAGAAACTTTCAACTCGTGTAGATAAAAAGTACCATCTTCTAATAAGGTATCATTTATAAAGTATCTATAAGTTGTAACAAATCAGTCTTTATTAACAGGTGATAAATTATTCAACATTTCAACTCAGTTTGCCCATGTTTCCAGTcgctatgctaagctaagataagctaagctaagctaactgggcCCTGTACCTAGCCTCAGCTTTACTATCCAGAAAACTCATCTAACTTGTCTAAAGAGAATAAGCATAGTTCACAAAATATTGAGAAtattgaacttttcctttaataagAACCACTTTTGGGTTTCCAGGTTGGGAAAactctctgtttttcctccagCATGACACTTGCCTTTGAAATCAGAAAATGTGCTGCAGCTCAAATCTGAATTATTAATGGAATCAAATAAGTGGAAATAACACTAAAACAGCCTCAAGAAAAAGGAGAAGCGGAGCATCAAAATAACTAAAGATTGCTCAAACAGAAGGACTAAATTTGAAATGTGAACTGAGAATCTACAGAAAGGAAAATCATTGGGGAAGTAAAAGGGCACTGGAGGTATGTGATAGAGatgcagagaaaaaaggaagggGAATGAATGAAGAGGAGGTCAGTCGTCATTTGAGACCCGGTTCTCATACAGCAGGACAAAGTCGACAAGTTCACCACACCGTTCAACGCAACAATCACACAAAGCTGTGTAAACtgagtaaaacaggaaatcaagtTGTAGAATGTCCAACAGGAACGTaaggaaatacacagtacacacgaGGAAACATCGGGAGCTGAGGACAGTGTACCtgacatggacacacacacacacacacacacacacacacactaatgttACAGTCCAGAGTTTGTTTAAGTAGCTATCTTTATTTCCAAGAAAGAAAGGATGTCTTGTATTGGGTTAGATACGGAGATGACAAGGAGACCATTAATGTATTCTTTAGAGCTGGATACAACAGCGCTGCTCAGACTAGCTTCCAATGTTGCCCAGTTCAGTAGATTCAGCAGTTTCAGTGGGCTGCATACCCAGGAAGTAAACCCAGCAgctagaaaaacatttttggcagGTGAGCAATTCTCTTTGCATTGAATAGGCACCATCTTTGGGTCCAGTATGTAGTTCTATTACAGATTTAAGCAGAGGGCATGCCATTTTATAATCAGTTATTTGGACAGTAAAGCAAGTTAAAGGAATCGTGATTTTGGCTGAACTGTCTAACTAAGTGTTGACACATGCATAAACAGTCACCAGATTAAAGACACTAAGACCAAACTTGATGAGGACATCATAACTGCTGCAACACATTTCCACACACGCCTTCGTCACTGCTAACACCGTGTAGATAAACAACCTCTACTACGACGCTTCTGCTGAGAAGTTCCATTGCCTAATGGCAGGCACTATAACCCACATGGCTAACCCCTACTTCTCCTTTTGTCTTTCCCTCCGTCTCAAAAATAATCCAGTtacacttcctcctctccatcctgcACATATTGATCCTGCCTGCACAACTCACTTTTGATCATGCTAACGTCGTTAGCGCCGTCCCCTATAGCCAAAGTGACGGCCTTCTTGTGTTTCTTGATGAGCTCCACCACCTGGGCTTTCTGCAGGGGGGTGACTCTGCAGCAGATCACTGCTTTGCACGCACACGCCGTCGACACAAACTCCGTCTCCATGTCTGCTTCAAGTGCATGGGCCTGTCAGAGAACAGTGGAGGGTTGAGAAGTTTAAGGATCATTGGTGAGGGGGCTGAGTTTCAGCTGTGGAAAAACATATACTTTAAGAAGAAAGGGACACTGAACACTGGCAACTCATTATTTCCTGACAGTTtaatgtttgtatatgtgtCAGTCTGGGGGAGTGTTATTCATACCAGACTGTGACCGTTGATTACGAGGGCAAACTCTCCAGAGATGTTGTCCATGAGGTTGttggagggaggtggaggtggaggtggaggaggagggcactgcagctgtttccctcctcctgctgctgctgctgctgctgtaccatCTCCTTCTTGTCCTTCTCTGAACCCGTTGCCCATGAAACCCGCCTCTccccatccctccatcccctcttccttctctccatctctgctccGTGACATCTCGATCATCCTGTCCCTCGCCCTCCTGGAGGGGAAGACAAAAAAACTTGACATCAACAGGGCTCACCTACGCCACGGAGACAAGaaccaaaacacaacatgactacagagaggagaaaaataggagagatgagagaggaatCGTAGAGAAGTGAAAGAAGAGATGAAAATAGCAGGGTGAGAAAATTGATTAAGAGCAGGTTAATGTCAGAGGTTTCAGGTAACCGTGGTGATGTTTCAGCTCCTGATCTACCTCCGTGTTCATTTGTGCATCACAAGGAAAACATGTTGATGGGTGCCACAATATGTTGAAGCTGTTTGACCTTTGAATGGTAAACCTGTGTGCTTagctttgtttaaaatgtttttatcatgttAAGGTCTCATTAGCGTGATGTGGTGGTTGTCATCCTGTCTTCCCTGTAGCACAATGAGCTCGCTGAGGTAAGAACTTTTTGTTGTCATGGCAGTAAAGTTTACTCAACTACACTCAACTCAACACTTATTAGTGTTCTGCAATTCACACAAGGTACGGGAAGTGGAGTGTGCAATTGTCAGGACATGCAAACGTTGGAGAGCCACGTATGACGGAAATACAGTGTGTGCTCATACACCATGCAGTACAGAAGATTTCACAAGGGCATCAGTCAAAACGTTGACAGATTTATGAGTCACTGAATTCATCATGGAGTTAAAAAATCTTTTCTCACTTCTTAATAGAACTTAATGAACTGGCTTAATACAATAGGCCCATTTTGAAGGAGGCAGTTCATTTGCAGGGCTGTGCATTTAGACACTTGTAAGTTGCTTGGTGGTTTAAATGTGTTGCTTTAACTACAGGTGGCTACATCAAAGCATCACTAACTCCTGTACAGTAGTGGAAACATTTCTACCACACCTACTCACTCCAATCATGCATACACTGCACAGTTTCTTTCAAACCAACACCTgccctttgtgttttttgtcagtgtgGATTCCCACGTGTAGCGAAAAAGAAACACCGGAAAGATGGACATGCAGCTGTCCGGACCTGACCTGAGCTCCTGCCGTACGCTCTGCACGGTGTGTCCACTGATGATGAACACCTCGGTCATGTCATCCGTCAGCATCTTGCAGGAGTAGCCGATGTTGACAGCTGTCTCTGTgtgggagaaagaaagagggttATTGGAGTGGAGTAAAGCATCTGAGCTGATACAGAGAACAGGTGACAGACTGAGAGCAACACATAGAAGATCACCGTCATCTTGTTTTTTACGGC includes:
- the atp8b2 gene encoding phospholipid-transporting ATPase ID, with the protein product MFRKRPPPEEERRVRANDREYNEKFQYASNCIMTSKYNIITFLPINLFEQFQEVANTYFLFLLILQLIPQISSLSWFTTIVPLALVLSITAVKDATDDYFRHKSDNQVNNRQSQVLIRGSLQNEKWMNVRVGDIIKLENNQFVAADLLLLSSSEPHGLCYIETAELDGETNMKVRQSVSVTSELGDQNNLASFDGEVVCEPPNNKLDRFCGTLYWRDKKYNLTNQNMLLRGCVLRNTEACYGLVIFAGPDTKLMQNSGRTKFKRTSIDRLMNTLVLWIFGFLVCMGVILAVGNAVWEREVGSLFQSYLPWDPPVDNFLFSAFLSFWSYVIILNTVVPISLYVSVEVIRLGHSYFINWDQQMFCSQCNTAAEARTTTLNEELGQVEYIFSDKTGTLTQNIMSFNKCSINGQTYGEYVQAHTHARTNRLDFTPFNPLADPDFCFYDDTLLESVKVGDSHTHEFFRLLSLCHTVMSEEKSEGELVYKAQSPDEGALVTAARNFGFVFRSRTPGTITTTEMGRPVTYTLLAILDFNNIRKRMSVIVRNPEGRIRLYCKGADTVLLDRLHPCNQELMNITSDHLNEYAADGLRTLALAYRDVSEDEWETWSESHRCADKATNCRDDRLAAAYEEIEQDMMLLGATAIEDKLQEGVPETIAVLSLANIKIWVLTGDKQETAVNIGYSCKMLTDDMTEVFIISGHTVQSVRQELRRARDRMIEMSRSRDGEKEEGMEGWGEAGFMGNGFREGQEGDGTAAAAAAGGGKQLQCPPPPPPPPPPSNNLMDNISGEFALVINGHSLAHALEADMETEFVSTACACKAVICCRVTPLQKAQVVELIKKHKKAVTLAIGDGANDVSMIKSAHIGVGISGQEGIQAVLASDYSFAQFRFLQRLLLVHGRWSYLRMCRFLCYFFYKNFAFTMVHFWFGFFCGFSAQTVYDQYFITLYNIVYTSLPVLAMGIFDQDVPDKRSLEYPKLYEPGQLNLLFNKREFFICIAQGIYTSVVLFFVPFAVLSDATQSTGVPLADYQTFAVTTATALVIVVSVQIALDTGFWTVINHVFVWGSLGSYFTIMFALHSQTLFRIFPNQFHFVGSAQSTLLQPVVWLTIALATAICIVPVLAFRFLKVDLKPQLSDTVRYTQLVRQKKRKPIGRSVGSAWRGAGSVSEGRLGARGGSRRSGYAFAHQEGFGELITSGKNMRLSSLALATFASRHSSSWIDTLRRKKHTHTHTPSSASGECSPAPSCISGSVPPLSNSSSVLGGSQDTPIEEETGTPPAQNTQTDLASSTQTPPASEAAAPQASAQALAAGALTLTAVRNHGGDSPGGWAITLGTVQEALFGRKSRAAASNSPGLPSVAKETSQIV